The DNA region TTGGACTGTTTTGGTTCATTTCTGGGACTGTTTTGTTTCATTTTTTGGActgttttggttaagattttTGGGACTGTTTTGGTTCAGATTTTGTTTAAGTTTTTTAATCAAATTTTTTATTCATGTTTTTTCTTAGTTTTGGCACGGAGACTTCTTAGTTTGAGTAATAGTAAATTCACATTTGAGTTTGAGTAAGTTGTTAATACATGGGTGGTTATTATGTAGTTATTAATGGAAGTGAAAAAGATTTAGGTACTTTATCTATCGAGTTTCAAACTGCGCATTACTGGTAGGGAGACTTAGCATTTATACTTTGAAATAAAATTCTTTTACTAATCATATAAATTAAGTATGGTTTAACAAGTTCAAACTTTCTGCAATTTGTGTAGATGGAATCTCGTAGTTGGATGTACGATAGAACTAATCCTGGTCAATTTGGGTTGAAGAATGAATTTGTACCCGACGTTTACGATTTTGTTGACTATGCTAAAACACTTGAGGATTTTACAATTCATGGTGTggttaggtgtccttgttctaAATCTGAATGTATGAAATTCAAGACCCCAGAGATTGTTAGGCGACATCTAATGGAAAAAGGTTTTAAAAGTAATTATACAGTTTGGACTAGTCATGAAGAAACGCGTAACAGTTTAGGTGGATTTCTGAACTTTGTTGTGGGTGAAAGTAGTAGGATGGTAGAACCTAATGTCCAGAATTCTAGAATGCACGACATGGTTCAGGATGCTTATGGCATGCATTTGGCCTTTGAATCAGGTGGCCATGTTGAAGAATCTCCCAATGAAGAGGCCAACCATTTTTATAAAAAGTTAAATCAAGCTAGTCGGCCCTTACATGATGGTTCTACCCACTCTAAATTATTTGTCGTTGTTAGATTATTGAATATTAAAGCAGATAACAATGTTTCCCAAGGAGCAATGAATTCTGTGATTGACCTCATGCATGAATTGGTTAACCCGACTCTAGAGATACTCGATAATTACTATAAGGCAAAGAGATTGGTGTCTAAGTTGGGACTCTCGTCTGTGAGAATTAATTGCTGTGAAAATGGCTGCATGTTATACTATAATGATGACGTCAATCTAGAATCTTGTAAGTTTTGTGGTAGTGAATGGTTTAGGGATACACGTAGCtgttaaggcgatgcattatttacctctaataccaaggttaaagaggttgtatgCATCTAATAGCTCTGCTCCTCATCTGAGATGGCACAATGAAAATAGAAGGCCACcgggtgttatgtgtcatccatcggatGGTGAGGCCTGGAAGCATTTTGATAGAACCTATCCAGACTTTGCAGTTGAACCACGTAACGTTAGGTTGGGTTTATATTCTGATGGATTCACTCCGCATTCTGGCTCTGCTGCTTCATATTCTTGTTGGCCTGTGTTTATAACCCCATATAATCTTCCCCCAGAGATGTGTATGACTAGTCCATATATATTCCTTAATTGCATTATTCCTGGCCCGcgtaatccaaaagttttgattgatgtgTACTTGTAACCTTTAGTTGATGAGCTGAAACAATTTTGGGTTGAAGGGGTTGAGACATATGACAATTCGGGTAAGCAGAATTTTAATTTGAGGGCCGCTTTAATGTGGACTATTAATGAT from Lycium barbarum isolate Lr01 chromosome 10, ASM1917538v2, whole genome shotgun sequence includes:
- the LOC132613209 gene encoding uncharacterized protein LOC132613209; this translates as MESRSWMYDRTNPGQFGLKNEFVPDVYDFVDYAKTLEDFTIHGVVRCPCSKSECMKFKTPEIVRRHLMEKGFKSNYTVWTSHEETRNSLGGFLNFVVGESSRMVEPNVQNSRMHDMVQDAYGMHLAFESGGHVEESPNEEANHFYKKLNQASRPLHDGSTHSKLFVVVRLLNIKADNNVSQGAMNSVIDLMHELVNPTLEILDNYYKAKRLVSKLGLSSVRINCCENGCMLYYNDDVNLESCKFCGSECSAPHLRWHNENRRPPGVMCHPSDGEAWKHFDRTYPDFAVEPRNVRLGLYSDGFTPHSGSAASYSCWPVFITPYNLPPEMFDELKQFWVEGVETYDNSGKQNFNLRAALMWTINDFPVYGMLSGWMTAGKRMKNAFKNNTIEQDFPPPILSGEDIWERVQHLPKVTEEEPYRFDGYGVYHTWTKQSIFWELSHWKDNLLRHNLDVMHIEKNYFDNLFNTVIDVKDKTKDNVKARMDLIEYCGRKELWLQPKQNRFFKPKAKLFFHNGAEVKEL